In Zingiber officinale cultivar Zhangliang chromosome 8B, Zo_v1.1, whole genome shotgun sequence, a single genomic region encodes these proteins:
- the LOC122013521 gene encoding protein WEAK CHLOROPLAST MOVEMENT UNDER BLUE LIGHT 1-like, giving the protein MTWLMTKQSKSCKQSYRNCQNEEHNLFAKMLEAEANPHMMVKEIYKSARSNREDEMIRGHIDTAAPFESVKAAINKFGGVVHREAKTIPAAERQKTIQLEFEKVQEEILEHRKEYEAVEETKAQVVKKLDDAKRYIEELKLSLEKSESSERKAKEEAEIADVRLRQQHREIASCASVANMGKLEVAKELIDAELASAKEELELMMRAKRLVSESNEMEVRTNKELLELAQSAHLEVEEQDFQVEQDKLNWEKELKRVENELQQFNELQLRQTNELESRLDKVSAALSEKKAELTSFKELHEARVDIEEAKKRVVDLKATAFSLSAELETKKRFLESLREKEGLAIAFVSSLEAELEAMETKLEQAMAHDSSDRVTLSIEEYFKLSQKANEAEEMARRRTISAIEQLKEAKESKARRLQELEEANKKILRQKKTLNATLEEIEKTNEAKLNVEQELRRPRGQERMATSGVARSLSAVSDPGVLLDKKFRVVEADEARTRRSNNFKAAGWARKRSKSLLPKIFNFWG; this is encoded by the exons ATGACGTGGCTAATGACCAAACAAAGTAAAAGTTGCAAACAATCTTATCGAAATTGCCAAAATGAAG AACATAATTTATTTGCGAAGATGCTCGAGGCAGAAGCTAATCCCCATATGATGGTCAAGGAGATTTACAAGTCAGCCCGGAGCAATAGAgaa GATGAAATGATCCGAGGGCATATTGACACTGCTGCACCATTTGAGTCAGTTAAGGCAGCGATCAATAAGTTTGGTGGTGTTGTTCATCGTGAGGCTAAAACAATTCCAGCTGCAGAG AGGCAGAAAACTATACAACTTGAATTTGAGAAAGTACAAGAAGAAATTCTAGAGCACAGAAAAGAATATGAAGCTGTAGAAGAAACCAAAGCACAAGTGGTGAAGAAGCTAGATGATGCAAAGAGATATATCGAAGAGCTGAAGTTGAGCTTGGAGAAATCAGAAAGTTCGGAGAGAAAGGCCAAGGAGGAAGCTGAGATTGCAGATGTGAGACTGAGACAACAGCATCGAGAAATCGCCAGCTGCGCAAGTGTTGCGAACATGGGAAAATTGGAGGTTGCCAAAGAACTCATTGATGCAGAGTTAGCATCAGCAAAGGAAGAGCTAGAACTGATGATGAGGGCTAAAAGGTTGGTTTCTGAATCAAATGAGATGGAGGTGAGAACCAACAAGGAATTGCTTGAGCTGGCTCAATCTGCACATCTTGAAGTTGAGGAACAAGATTTTCAAGTTGAGCAGGACAAGTTAAACTGGGAGAAGGAATTGAAGCGAGTGGAGAATGAGTTGCAACAGTTCAATGAGTTGCAACTCCGGCAAACAAATGAGCTAGAATCAAGACTAGACAAAGTTTCTGCCGCACTCTCTGAGAAGAAAGCTGAATTGACTTCATTCAAAGAATTACATGAGGCGAGGGTTGACATTGAGGAAGCAAAAAAACGAGTCGTCGATCTTAAAGCTACTGCTTTTTCACTCTCTGCCGAGTTGGAGACGAAGAAGAGATTCCTTGAAAGCTTGAGAGAAAAGGAAGGTTTGGCTATTGCCTTTGTGTCATCTCTTGAAGCTGAACTTGAGGCCATGGAAACCAAACTAGAACAGGCTATGGCACATGATTCATCCGATAGAGTCACCTTGTCGATAGAAGAGTATTTCAAACTTAGCCAGAAAGCGAACGAAGCGGAAGAGATGGCGAGAAGAAGGACCATCTCTGCCATTGAGCAACTCAAAGAAGCCAAGGAATCCAAAGCGAGGAGGTTGCAGGAGCTGGAGGAAGCAAATAAGAAGATCCTAAGACAGAAGAAGACATTGAATGCTACATTGGAAGAGATAGAGAAGACGAACGAAGCTAAACTCAACGTGGAGCAAGAGCTGAGGAGGCCGAGAGGTCAGGAGAGGATGGCGACGAGTGGCGTTGCAAGGAGTTTATCTGCCGTATCGGATCCCGGTGTCTTGTTGGATAAAAAATTCCGCGTTGTCGAAGCGGATGAAGCACGCACGAGGAGGTCGAACAACTTCAAAGCAGCTGGATGGGCGAGGAAGAGGAGCAAATCACTGCTTCCGAAGATTTTCAATTTTTGGGGATAA
- the LOC122017833 gene encoding cold-responsive protein kinase 1-like isoform X1, with protein MRRKKFFTSIAKSLFGGRNKVAAAKEEDELEKIAAKEEKVFQYETLVAATHNFSPKEKLGEGGFGPVFKGQLADGRIVAVKRLGRGSRQGAREFQNEALLLSRVQHKNIVSLYGYCTHGEEMLLVYEYVPNESLDKLLFSRGEEGGQWRRKSTELDWQRRFQVMMGVARGLLYLHESAHTTIIHRDIKASNILLDERWVPKIADFGMARLFPEDQTYVHTRIAGTNGYMAPEYVMHGKLTAKADVFSFGVILLELVSGRKNNAFNLLPDPDANSLLEWAWKLYRKGRSVEMMDPALQPTADEEQVAFCVQVGLLCTQSDPKLRPDMKRVLIVLSKKPTALEEPMRPGVPGSRYARTSHSATGGSRTSAGESSFVSASTSVSASSSTAPSTSVSTAPSTSSSTVPSTSSSTVPSTSSSTASSNTLMRHGSHQKQRRLRRH; from the exons ATGAGACGCAAGAAGTTCTTTACCAGCATCGCGAAGTCCCTTTTCGGAGGTAGAAACAAAG TTGCAGCGGCGAAGGAGGAGGATGAATTGGAGAAAATCGCGGCGAAGGAGGAGAAGGTGTTCCAGTACGAGACGCTGGTGGCCGCCACACACAACTTTAGCCCCAAGGAGAAGCTGGGCGAAGGAGGGTTCGGCCCCGTCTTCAAG GGGCAGCTGGCGGACGGGCGGATTGTGGCGGTGAAGCGGCTGGGGAGGGGATCGCGGCAGGGGGCGAGGGAGTTCCAGAACGAGGCGCTGCTGCTGTCGCGGGTGCAGCACAAGAACATTGTGAGCCTATACGGTTACTGCACCCACGGCGAGGAAATGCTCCTCGTCTACGAGTACGTCCCCAACGAGAGCCTCGACAAGCTGCTCTTCTCCC gaggagaagagggaggtCAGTGGAGGAGGAAGTCGACGGAATTGGACTGGCAGCGGCGGTTCCAGGTGATGATGGGGGTGGCGCGGGGGCTTCTGTACCTGCACGAATCGGCGCACACCACAATCATCCACCGCGACATCAAGGCCAGCAACATCCTGCTAGACGAACGGTGGGTGCCCAAGATCGCCGACTTCGGCATGGCGCGGCTGTTCCCGGAGGACCAGACATACGTCCACACCCGCATCGCCGGCACCAACGGCTACATGGCCCCGGAGTACGTCATGCATGGCAAACTCACTGCCAAGGCTGACGTCTTCAGCTTCGGTGTCATCCTCCTCGAGCTCGTCTCTGGCCGCAAGAACAACGCCTTCAACCTGCTCCCCGACCCCGATGCCAACTCCCTCCTCGAATGG GCATGGAAGCTTTACAGGAAGGGGCGTAGTGTGGAGATGATGGATCCTGCCCTGCAGCCCACCGCAGACGAGGAGCAGGTGGCGTTTTGCGTGCAGGTGGGTCTCCTCTGCACGCAGTCCGACCCCAAGCTGCGGCCTGACATGAAGCGAGTTCTCATCGTCTTGTCGAAGAAACCGACGGCGTTGGAGGAGCCGATGAGGCCCGGGGTTCCGGGATCCCGCTACGCAAGAACATCGCACTCGGCCACCGGCGGCTCCCGCACTTCCGCTGGCGAATCTTCCTTCGTCTCCGCCTCCACCTCTGTCTCTGCATCGTCGTCCACTGCACCCTCGACGTCGGTCTCCACAGCTCCGTCGACATCGTCCTCCACAGTTCCGTCGACGTCTTCCTCCACAGTTCCGTCGACATCGTCCTCCACCGCCTCTTCGAACACCCTCATGCGCCATGGGTCGCATCAGAAGCAGCGCCGCCTGCGACGGCACTAG
- the LOC122017833 gene encoding cysteine-rich receptor-like protein kinase 10 isoform X2: MRRKKFFTSIAKSLFGGRNKAAKEEDELEKIAAKEEKVFQYETLVAATHNFSPKEKLGEGGFGPVFKGQLADGRIVAVKRLGRGSRQGAREFQNEALLLSRVQHKNIVSLYGYCTHGEEMLLVYEYVPNESLDKLLFSRGEEGGQWRRKSTELDWQRRFQVMMGVARGLLYLHESAHTTIIHRDIKASNILLDERWVPKIADFGMARLFPEDQTYVHTRIAGTNGYMAPEYVMHGKLTAKADVFSFGVILLELVSGRKNNAFNLLPDPDANSLLEWAWKLYRKGRSVEMMDPALQPTADEEQVAFCVQVGLLCTQSDPKLRPDMKRVLIVLSKKPTALEEPMRPGVPGSRYARTSHSATGGSRTSAGESSFVSASTSVSASSSTAPSTSVSTAPSTSSSTVPSTSSSTVPSTSSSTASSNTLMRHGSHQKQRRLRRH; this comes from the exons ATGAGACGCAAGAAGTTCTTTACCAGCATCGCGAAGTCCCTTTTCGGAGGTAGAAACAAAG CGGCGAAGGAGGAGGATGAATTGGAGAAAATCGCGGCGAAGGAGGAGAAGGTGTTCCAGTACGAGACGCTGGTGGCCGCCACACACAACTTTAGCCCCAAGGAGAAGCTGGGCGAAGGAGGGTTCGGCCCCGTCTTCAAG GGGCAGCTGGCGGACGGGCGGATTGTGGCGGTGAAGCGGCTGGGGAGGGGATCGCGGCAGGGGGCGAGGGAGTTCCAGAACGAGGCGCTGCTGCTGTCGCGGGTGCAGCACAAGAACATTGTGAGCCTATACGGTTACTGCACCCACGGCGAGGAAATGCTCCTCGTCTACGAGTACGTCCCCAACGAGAGCCTCGACAAGCTGCTCTTCTCCC gaggagaagagggaggtCAGTGGAGGAGGAAGTCGACGGAATTGGACTGGCAGCGGCGGTTCCAGGTGATGATGGGGGTGGCGCGGGGGCTTCTGTACCTGCACGAATCGGCGCACACCACAATCATCCACCGCGACATCAAGGCCAGCAACATCCTGCTAGACGAACGGTGGGTGCCCAAGATCGCCGACTTCGGCATGGCGCGGCTGTTCCCGGAGGACCAGACATACGTCCACACCCGCATCGCCGGCACCAACGGCTACATGGCCCCGGAGTACGTCATGCATGGCAAACTCACTGCCAAGGCTGACGTCTTCAGCTTCGGTGTCATCCTCCTCGAGCTCGTCTCTGGCCGCAAGAACAACGCCTTCAACCTGCTCCCCGACCCCGATGCCAACTCCCTCCTCGAATGG GCATGGAAGCTTTACAGGAAGGGGCGTAGTGTGGAGATGATGGATCCTGCCCTGCAGCCCACCGCAGACGAGGAGCAGGTGGCGTTTTGCGTGCAGGTGGGTCTCCTCTGCACGCAGTCCGACCCCAAGCTGCGGCCTGACATGAAGCGAGTTCTCATCGTCTTGTCGAAGAAACCGACGGCGTTGGAGGAGCCGATGAGGCCCGGGGTTCCGGGATCCCGCTACGCAAGAACATCGCACTCGGCCACCGGCGGCTCCCGCACTTCCGCTGGCGAATCTTCCTTCGTCTCCGCCTCCACCTCTGTCTCTGCATCGTCGTCCACTGCACCCTCGACGTCGGTCTCCACAGCTCCGTCGACATCGTCCTCCACAGTTCCGTCGACGTCTTCCTCCACAGTTCCGTCGACATCGTCCTCCACCGCCTCTTCGAACACCCTCATGCGCCATGGGTCGCATCAGAAGCAGCGCCGCCTGCGACGGCACTAG
- the LOC122016477 gene encoding uncharacterized protein LOC122016477, whose translation MFTFQASHLALLCQTNTSAICIMSHKFYCMTMRMNIDCNGCYRRIKRALMQMQELESHLVEKQHCRVSVCGTFIPQDIAIQLRKKINRRVEIMEIKEVEVTNDGAVALKQL comes from the exons ATGTTCACTTTTCAAGCATCTCATCTCGCACTCCTCTGCCAAACAAATACATCTGCTATCTGCATCATGTCACACAAG TTTTACTGCATGACTATGAGGATGAATATCGATTGCAATGGCTGCTACAGGAGGATCAAGCGAGCTTTGATGCAGATGCAAG AGTTGGAGAGCCATTTGGTGGAGAAGCAGCACTGCAGGGTAAGTGTGTGCGGAACCTTCATCCCCCAAGATATTGCAATTCAATTAAGGAAGAAGATTAATCGACGAGTTGAGATCATGGAGATCAAGGAAGTGGAGGTTACCAACGATGGAGCTGTAGCTCTGAAGCAACTGTAA
- the LOC122017011 gene encoding probable carboxylesterase 12 has translation MASSLSGRVEDDEIVYQVSPLLTIYKSGRVDRPLDAVIVPADAADLADLADTAGVSFKDLVISSDTGHVSARLYLPKRVATQARKVPLLFYFHGGGFCIGNPFMRCFHDYVVSLVEQANVVAVSVDYRLAPEHPIPAAYEDAWTALRWATAGATADLWLADHADFDRVFLAGESAGANIAHHTAMRAAKEALHPGSVGLRGIVLVHPYLLGSNPLPSEEINPGMTAGLKRMWEIAYPAGAGDVDHPWINPLAEGAPSLTGLGSRRVLVCLAEEDVMRDRGREYFQRLREGGWEGESELYESPAKGHAFHLLEADSQQRLALDQAICNFLII, from the coding sequence ATGGCATCGTCCCTGTCTGGCCGTGTCGAAGACGATGAGATCGTCTACCAAGTCTCGCCGTTACTCACCATCTACAAGAGCGGCCGCGTCGACCGCCCACTCGATGCCGTCATCGTCCCGGCGGATGCCGCCGACCTCGCCGACTTGGCTGACACAGCCGGCGTCTCCTTCAAGGACCTCGTGATCTCGTCCGACACTGGTCACGTTTCGGCGCGCCTCTACCTCCCCAAACGCGTCGCCACGCAAGCTAGAAAAGTTCCCCTCCTCTTCTACTTCCACGGCGGTGGCTTCTGCATTGGCAACCCTTTCATGCGCTGCTTCCACGACTACGTCGTCTCCCTCGTCGAGCAGGCCAACGTCGTCGCCGTCTCCGTCGACTACCGCCTCGCGCCGGAGCACCCGATCCCAGCTGCCTACGAAGACGCGTGGACCGCCCTCCGGTGGGCGACCGCAGGCGCGACAGCGGACCTTTGGCTGGCCGATCACGCCGACTTCGACCGCGTCTTCCTCGCCGGCGAGAGCGCGGGGGCGAACATCGCCcaccacacggccatgcgagCGGCGAAGGAGGCGCTGCACCCCGGCAGCGTGGGACTCCGGGGGATCGTGCTCGTCCACCCGTACTTGCTGGGCTCGAATCCTCTGCCTTCTGAGGAAATAAACCCGGGGATGACCGCCGGGCTAAAGAGAATGTGGGAGATCGCGTACCCAGCCGGGGCGGGCGACGTGGACCACCCGTGGATAAATCCGTTGGCGGAGGGGGCGCCGAGCTTGACCGGGCTGGGGAGCCGGCGTGTGCTGGTGTGCTTGGCAGAAGAAGACGTGATGAGGGACAGGGGGAGGGAGTACTTCCAGCGGCTGAGGGAGGGCGGGTGGGAGGGAGAGTCAGAACTGTACGAGTCACCGGCGAAAGGCCATGCGTTTCACTTGTTGGAAGCCGACAGTCAGCAGCGTTTGGCTCTGGATCAAGCGATCTGCAACTTCCTCATTATATAG
- the LOC122017013 gene encoding trihelix transcription factor ASIL1-like encodes MAAVGGSLERWAGPPPLPPSRKSASGQPWSDIETAHLIDAYEERWYALKRGQLRAQQWEEVAAAVAARCGLEEPSKTGTQCRHKVEKLRKRYRAEQQRPVASAWPLFSRMERMERGPLPISVRPPATARSLDVPSTDEDDDEEEEEEEEEERIGSHVRSINGILREPHWGPSRFSKNHVPLKRSHFEVEEEEAEESDEDESEDEAVGSGAKIMSQLAAVVRRFSDGLMKIEKRRMKLMRELERDWMEMERKKADMIRESQQCLLDMIADAFPSTKKAKKSEDL; translated from the coding sequence ATGGCCGCTGTCGGTGGATCGCTGGAGCGCTGGGCCGGCCCCCCGCCGCTGCCTCCGTCGCGGAAGTCTGCCTCTGGCCAGCCCTGGTCCGACATCGAGACAGCCCACCTGATCGACGCCTACGAGGAGCGGTGGTACGCCCTGAAGCGCGGGCAGCTCAGGGCCCAGCAGTGGGAGGAAgtcgccgccgccgtcgccgccAGATGCGGCCTGGAGGAGCCCTCGAAGACCGGCACCCAGTGCCGCCACAAGGTCGAAAAGCTTCGCAAGCGGTACCGCGCGGAGCAGCAACGTCCCGTCGCCTCCGCCTGGCCCTTATTCAGTCGCATGGAGCGAATGGAGCGCGGCCCCCTCCCCATTTCTGTACGCCCGCCGGCCACGGCACGTTCTCTCGATGTACCCTCCACCGACGAGGACGATgacgaggaggaagaggaggaggaggaggaggagagaatTGGAAGCCACGTTCGAAGTATTAATGGGATCCTTCGGGAGCCCCACTGGGGCCCTTCTAGGTTTTCCAAGAATCATGTTCCTTTGAAAAGGAGCCATTTTGAGGTTGAAGAAGAGGAGGCTGAGGAATCCGATGAGGATGAATCAGAAGATGAGGCTGTGGGCAGTGGTGCAAAGATCATGTCACAGTTGGCTGCTGTTGTGAGAAGGTTCAGTGATGGCTTGATGAAGATTGAGAAGCGAAGAATGAAATTGATGCGGGAGCTAGAAAGAGATTGGATGGAGATGGAAAGAAAAAAGGCTGATATGATAAGGGAGTCACAGCAGTGCCTCTTAGACATGATTGCTGATGCTTTCCCTTCCACCAAGAAAGCCAAGAAGTCAGAGGATTTGTAG
- the LOC122015540 gene encoding gamma-tubulin complex component 2-like isoform X1 — protein sequence MDSFSRGSDNVIGSYPVSVQELLVIDDLLSALVGIDGRYISIKRVRGRADHVICQIDPSMDLALQELTQRIFPLCQNYVLINYFVESKSHFKSGLVNHAFAAALRALLLDYQAMVAQLEHQFRLGRLSVQALWFFCQPMMGSFNALSIVVEKASSNNFCGATTLNLLQSQAKAMAGDNAVRSLLEKMTQRASSAYLAILERWVYEGVIDDPYGEFFIAENKLLQKESLTQDYDAKYWVQRYSLKDGIPSFLVSVAGIILTTGKYLNVMRECGHNVQVPLSDNSKLMSFESNHHYLECIKTAYDFASSELLNLITHKYDLVGKLRALKRYLLLDQGDYLVHFMDISRDELAKRPDEISVEKLQSLLDLALRSTAAASDPCHEELTCCMERVPLLKRLNTLTDLDSTESMEDNKPSLDPDIQSELLNITGVETFCLGYKVPWPLSLIIPRKALTKYQLIFRLLFHCKHVNRQLCMAWQVHQGFRAINILGKPILRSSILCRSMLKFINSLLHYLTFEVLEPNWHSMHDRLQTAKSVDEVIQFHDYFLKKCLKECLLLLPKVFKKIEKLKLICLQYAAAIQLLVPSIYSIDATADVATTSIGPGRSKHRRLRYQNQQLKSAAENKLICDSIMRFEKEFNEELQSLAPILSSSSQAEPYLTHLAQCILGLGSDI from the exons ATGGATTCATTCAG TCGTGGTTCGGATAATGTTATTGGATCCTACCCAGTCTCAGTTCAG GAGCTTTTGGTAATTGACGACCTGCTGTCAGCTCTGGTTGGTATTGATGGGCGCTACATTTCAATTAAAAGAGTGAGAGGAAGGGCAGACCATGTCATCTGCCAAATTGACCCTTCCATGGACCTTGCCCTGCAG GAATTGACACAGAGGATTTTCCCTCTGTGTCAGAATTATGTGCTGATCAATTACTTTGTTGAGTCCAAATCTCATTTCAAATCTGGATTGGTTAACCATGCATTTGCTGCTGCATTAAGAGCCCTCCTTCtg GATTACCAAGCAATGGTTGCACAGCTTGAACATCAATTTCGCCTTGGTAGACTCTCTGTTCAAGCATTATGGTTCTTTTGTCAG CCAATGATGGGATCATTTAATGCCTTGTCAATTGTGGTTGAGAAGGCTTCATCCAACAATTTTTGTGGTGCTACAACTCTTAACCTCTTGCAAAGCCAG GCCAAAGCCATGGCAGGTGATAATGCAGTTCGGTCATTGCTTGAGAAGATGACCCAAAGGGCAAGCTCGGCATATCTAGCAATATTAGAAAG GTGGGTGTATGAGGGTGTTATTGATGACCCTTATGGTGAATTCTTTATTGCTGAAAACAAATTGCTGCAGAAG GAGAGTCTCACTCAAGACTATGATGCTAAGTATTGGGTGCAGCGTTATAGCCTTAAAGATGGCATTCCTAGTTTCCTTGTCAGTGTTGCTGGGATAATCTTGACAACAGGAAAATATTTGAATGTTATGAGGGAGTGTGGACATAATGTTCAG GTGCCATTATCAGACAATTCAAAGTTAATGAGCTTTGAGTCAAACCATCATTATCTTGAATGCATAAAAACTGCTTATGACTTTGCCAGTAGTGAGCTCTTGAATCTCATCACACATAAG TATGACCTTGTGGGAAAACTGCGGGCTTTGAAGCGTTACCTTCTTCTTGATCAG GGTGATTATTTGGTTCATTTTATGGATATTTCTCGTGATGAGCTTGCTAAAAGACCTGATGAAATTTCTGTCGAGAAGTTACAG TCACTTCTCGATCTTGCTTTGCGATCAACTGCTGCTGCTTCAGATCCTTGTCATGAAGAGTTAACATGTTGCATG GAAAGAGTTCCATTGCTCAAAAGACTAAATACGCTTACAGATTTGGATTCCACTGAATCTATGGAGGATAATAAACCTTCTTTGGATCCTGATATACAATCTGAGCTGTTAAATATTACTGGTGTGGAGACGTTCTGCCTTGGATACAAG GTTCCATGGCCCTTATCATTGATTATTCCCAGAAAAGCTTTAACAAAATACCAGTTGATATTCCGTCTCCTATTCCACTGCAAACATGTAAATCGCCAGCTTTGCATGGCATGGCAAGTACATCAG GGATTTCGTGCCATTAACATTCTTGGAAAGCCCATTCTCAGATCTTCGATTCTTTGCCGAAGCATGCTTAAATTCATCAATAGCCTTTTGCATTATCTAACTTTTGAG GTCCTCGAGCCAAACTGGCATTCTATGCATGATCGACTGCAAACTGCAAAGAGTGTAGACGAG GTAATTCAGTTCCATGACTATTTTCTCAAGAAGTGTCTGAAAGAATGTTTGCTGCTTCTACCTAAGGTTTTTAAG AAAATTGAGAAGTTAAAATTAATATGCCTTCAGTATGCCGCTGCTATCCAGCTTCTAGTACCATCAATCTACTCTATAGACGCCACTGCAGATGTTGCAACAACTTCAATTGGACCAGGAAGATCTAAACACCGAAGATTGAGATATCAGAATCAGCAATTAAAATCTGCAGCTGAAAATAAATTGATATGTGATTCAATCAT GAGATTTGAAAAGGAGTTCAACGAAGAGCTGCAGAGTCTAGCCCCCATTCTCAGCAGCAGCTCTCAAGCAGAACCATATCTGACCCATCTTGCCCAGTGCATTCTTGGCTTAGGGAGCGATATATAG
- the LOC122015540 gene encoding gamma-tubulin complex component 2-like isoform X2 — protein MCSTLQPMMGSFNALSIVVEKASSNNFCGATTLNLLQSQAKAMAGDNAVRSLLEKMTQRASSAYLAILERWVYEGVIDDPYGEFFIAENKLLQKESLTQDYDAKYWVQRYSLKDGIPSFLVSVAGIILTTGKYLNVMRECGHNVQVPLSDNSKLMSFESNHHYLECIKTAYDFASSELLNLITHKYDLVGKLRALKRYLLLDQGDYLVHFMDISRDELAKRPDEISVEKLQSLLDLALRSTAAASDPCHEELTCCMERVPLLKRLNTLTDLDSTESMEDNKPSLDPDIQSELLNITGVETFCLGYKVPWPLSLIIPRKALTKYQLIFRLLFHCKHVNRQLCMAWQVHQGFRAINILGKPILRSSILCRSMLKFINSLLHYLTFEVLEPNWHSMHDRLQTAKSVDEVIQFHDYFLKKCLKECLLLLPKVFKKIEKLKLICLQYAAAIQLLVPSIYSIDATADVATTSIGPGRSKHRRLRYQNQQLKSAAENKLICDSIMRFEKEFNEELQSLAPILSSSSQAEPYLTHLAQCILGLGSDI, from the exons ATGTGCTCGACTCTCCAGCCAATGATGGGATCATTTAATGCCTTGTCAATTGTGGTTGAGAAGGCTTCATCCAACAATTTTTGTGGTGCTACAACTCTTAACCTCTTGCAAAGCCAG GCCAAAGCCATGGCAGGTGATAATGCAGTTCGGTCATTGCTTGAGAAGATGACCCAAAGGGCAAGCTCGGCATATCTAGCAATATTAGAAAG GTGGGTGTATGAGGGTGTTATTGATGACCCTTATGGTGAATTCTTTATTGCTGAAAACAAATTGCTGCAGAAG GAGAGTCTCACTCAAGACTATGATGCTAAGTATTGGGTGCAGCGTTATAGCCTTAAAGATGGCATTCCTAGTTTCCTTGTCAGTGTTGCTGGGATAATCTTGACAACAGGAAAATATTTGAATGTTATGAGGGAGTGTGGACATAATGTTCAG GTGCCATTATCAGACAATTCAAAGTTAATGAGCTTTGAGTCAAACCATCATTATCTTGAATGCATAAAAACTGCTTATGACTTTGCCAGTAGTGAGCTCTTGAATCTCATCACACATAAG TATGACCTTGTGGGAAAACTGCGGGCTTTGAAGCGTTACCTTCTTCTTGATCAG GGTGATTATTTGGTTCATTTTATGGATATTTCTCGTGATGAGCTTGCTAAAAGACCTGATGAAATTTCTGTCGAGAAGTTACAG TCACTTCTCGATCTTGCTTTGCGATCAACTGCTGCTGCTTCAGATCCTTGTCATGAAGAGTTAACATGTTGCATG GAAAGAGTTCCATTGCTCAAAAGACTAAATACGCTTACAGATTTGGATTCCACTGAATCTATGGAGGATAATAAACCTTCTTTGGATCCTGATATACAATCTGAGCTGTTAAATATTACTGGTGTGGAGACGTTCTGCCTTGGATACAAG GTTCCATGGCCCTTATCATTGATTATTCCCAGAAAAGCTTTAACAAAATACCAGTTGATATTCCGTCTCCTATTCCACTGCAAACATGTAAATCGCCAGCTTTGCATGGCATGGCAAGTACATCAG GGATTTCGTGCCATTAACATTCTTGGAAAGCCCATTCTCAGATCTTCGATTCTTTGCCGAAGCATGCTTAAATTCATCAATAGCCTTTTGCATTATCTAACTTTTGAG GTCCTCGAGCCAAACTGGCATTCTATGCATGATCGACTGCAAACTGCAAAGAGTGTAGACGAG GTAATTCAGTTCCATGACTATTTTCTCAAGAAGTGTCTGAAAGAATGTTTGCTGCTTCTACCTAAGGTTTTTAAG AAAATTGAGAAGTTAAAATTAATATGCCTTCAGTATGCCGCTGCTATCCAGCTTCTAGTACCATCAATCTACTCTATAGACGCCACTGCAGATGTTGCAACAACTTCAATTGGACCAGGAAGATCTAAACACCGAAGATTGAGATATCAGAATCAGCAATTAAAATCTGCAGCTGAAAATAAATTGATATGTGATTCAATCAT GAGATTTGAAAAGGAGTTCAACGAAGAGCTGCAGAGTCTAGCCCCCATTCTCAGCAGCAGCTCTCAAGCAGAACCATATCTGACCCATCTTGCCCAGTGCATTCTTGGCTTAGGGAGCGATATATAG